Genomic DNA from Diorhabda carinulata isolate Delta chromosome 10, icDioCari1.1, whole genome shotgun sequence:
ACAAGTCGAATTCGGCAACACAGCAACCACTTGGTATTACAAAAACCTCCACGATTTGAAATTCCCGCCAAACGCCAtcataacctataaaattccGCCGAATTAATAAACGATATAATTATTTACGGCGTTGCCAAGTTTCATTATGCGAAATTCCGAGATAATTGACCCTATACAACAAACACTGtttcaaatttccattattatcaatattacgAGGGGCCATCCGATAAATTCTACCACGTggattaataaattaattaaataaacatcAATTAGAATCAATACAGTGAAAAAAACGATGAAtcatcttaaaaaaaaatgaaattttctacttaCTGGTGACTTTGGCCGTAGTGGCGGCGGCCACTGCGGCGAAATTACCGCAAATCGAACTCGTCGTCGTCAACGATTGCGCTACCGACACAGGCGATGCTTCTCGTCCCGACAGGATCTTGTTCCCTATAGAATTTTGCGTACCGCCACCGCCGACGTTATTCACTAACGATACCGTAGCCGGTTTAACCGCCGTCGGCGGGATCGCGATCCCAACGGAATTACTGACGGTCGTAGGCGTTAATGATACCGTCGAAATTCCCATACCGCCACCGCCACCACCCACCGTACTATAGTTCAGTACCGAATTTAGGTTAGAGTTCGTTACGGATTGACTGTGGGTCACCGCCCTCACCGGCGTCGGTTTCACAGGCtgaaattcgaatatttttaacgaaaatcggacgaaaagaaaaaattttccacTCACCTTCGGTTGTTCTTTTCCGATAACCTTTTTACCATCTTCGTTCGAGTTGTCTCCGAAATGGTTGTTGTAGTTGGAGTTGGCGACGGCGGCGGCCGCCGCCGTCGCTAGCGACGTCATCGTCAACGGAACCACTGACGGTTGCTGGAGGGGCGGCGATGACGTCGGAGGCGGAGGCGTCGAACCTAAAAGACCCATCGATTGGTCTGGTATGAGACAAATCGTTAATTCGAATTGAAAATCGATTGTAATGAAGCCAGAATCGATGAGTGCTagtaaaaatatcgataaaacgTGAGTGTTGTAAATTCTGGCTTCATCGATTGATAATTTTTGTCTCAACTAACCGGATATGTTGGAGGTGGGCGAACCGCCGGTTTCGTTGCTATCCGTCGTCGCCGATGAAGGCAGACCGACTCCGGATAGTTCGACTTCGTCCATGCCGATGATATCGTCATAAATGAATTCGTTATCTTCGAAATCTGGTTCGGTATTGAAGTCTATATAGTATTCGACGTTgtcttttatgttttttatctaaaataattaaCGGATGAATATTGTGTAATATTGGAAGCTAATAGCGGTTGATGTAACCTCAAAATTATATATCTACATTAATAATTTCACCCCCGAAGTTCAGGATTTAATTCGGTTTAGATTACAGGAAGGACATAGATGATAAAAGGAGCCAAACATAACTAAATTTTATACGCCCCGTATCtcaaataatattagaattgaaaatgtgaaatttttaatatatcataGAGTAATTATTCCTAAAACGATTTATTTTAACTACAATTGTCTACGGTTATTGGTTTGAGAGATAACAGCATTTGTATGGAATCAAGTCATGTCCtatcattttagaaaaatttaacttGGAAGCCTTGTATCTCCAAAAATAATGGCACTTAAAAGGTGAAATTTTTACTATTCATAGAGTAATAAATCCTAAATGGATTTATTTCAACTATAATTGTCTATGGTTATTGGTTTGGGAAATAACAGCATTTGTATGGGATTATGTCATTTTCtatcattttagaaaaattcaactTTGAAGCCTTGTATTTCCGAAAATAATAGCACTTATAAGATGAAATTTTTACTATTCATAGGGTAATTATTCCTAAAACGATTTATTTTAACTACAATTGTCTACAGTTATTGGTTTGGGAGATAACAGCATTTGTATGGGATCATGTCATTTCCtatcattttagaaaaatttaaattggaaGCCTTGTATATTCGAAAATAATAGCACTTAAAAGGTGaaatttttactgtttataGAGTAATTATTCCTAAAACGATTTATTTTAACTACAATTGTCTACGGTTATTGGTTTGAGAAATAACAGCATTTGTAAGGGATCATGTCATTTTCTTTAGTTTacagaaaatagaaatttgatgCCCTGTATTTTGGAAAccaaaatcatttgaaaaatgaaattttcacatatcataaaataatcatttctgAACCGATTGAgccaatttccatatatttttacGTCAGAGTTTAAGAAATATcacaaaagataaaaaattgtttttttttgtatttcctaTAAATTGAACAATTGAAACCAAACTTTGATGCCCTGTATCTTGGAAACCAGTATCATTTGgacaatgaaatttttacagaaCGTAAAACACTCATTTTAGAAGCGATCAATCTTGGTTTCAAGTATCTATGGTTATTTTTTTgatcatgtttttttttcatttacaaaaaatagaaatttgatgtcctgtatcttggaaactagtatcatttagaaaatgaaattttcacaaatcataaaataatcatttctgAACCGATTAAGCCAATTTCCATATGTTTTTACATCATGATTTAAGAAATATCacgaaagaaataaaatgatgattttttgtgtcttctataaatttaataattaaaaccaAACTTTGACGCCCTGTATTTTGGAAACCTGTACCATTTGgagaatgatttttttacagatCATAAAACAATTATTCCCGAATCAATTAAACCATATACCTTGATTActtattttgaaagatattgcCAAAAATACGAAGTGATGACATTTTTTCTCTCAATTATCTTCCACTCTAAAaagtttgaacaatttttggaaacaatatCATTTAAAGGGCGAAATACGCACAGGTCACAAAGCGAATCTCCTCATTCTCCGTTAAATCGaacaatttatcaatataaaaaaaatagtcataCCTGTTGCACTTCAACAGACATATTATCCAACATCCTTAACAAAGTCTCTAATTTCCTTATGTGAAACCTATGTTTCTCTAATCTAGATTTCAGTTCGTCTATCCTATCCTGTTTATCTTTGtccagttttttctttttgttggaTAATAGCTGTTCTATTTCAGATTCAAAGCTATCagtctaaaaataaaaacgctCTTCAAACAACGGCTtgtattactttttatttaaatattaaatcacAAACTTTTAATCGTATTCCAAATCATCTAATACACTAAGCGGATCCGTATACACAAAAACTTACACCGATATTAAGTTTTTCTATCGATGACGCTAACCAATGCTGGATTTCTTCTCGCTCCTTTTGAGCAGGGTCTAATTTCTGTGCTGCACCTAAACCTTCTTTCGAATAAGCCTTCGTTTTAGTTTCTCGTTCTACTACCTTAAACCGCTCCATTTGCTACAAAAAAGGGGcacaataaaattaatcacTTCACCAAGAGCTTAGATGCAAAAGTAAAAGTCTCAATTAGGTTTATAAGGAAATTTTTAGGGAAAAAATCAAGCGAAGTAGACATTAAATCAAACAAGAttcattataaaacaaaataagtgTATAAATAGGGTTATATAGGAAATAAACGAGTGATTTATACAAATTTGACAAAACTGGCTTAAAATCACATCAACAATGAAGTTTTAATCCAAATTTCGTCTTCacatcaaaataatttccttCGGACATCAATCGAAATCAGTTGCACAATATAAGCCCTATTTTATATggaataatcataaaaaaatggtgaaagCTGCGAAAGACACTGGATTAACATATCGAATTAAAAAACACCAAATCAGTGCTATACTTTGGGGCTAATACTGTGGAATAACTATTACACAAGCTTTCAACAAAgggaaattaaaattaaacatgCTAGGGCTCCAACAAAGGAGCCCTAGCAATAAGAAACATAATGAACAGCCAAAGACCATCTTCTGATAAGTCCCAAAAGACATTACCATCTTTTAAGAAGATAACCAGGAGACTATAAACATTTGGCTTACTTTGCCTTAACCGCGCCCTTGGCAGTGCTGAGCACTCACAAATGATCTGATCTTCAGTTTCAACCACCAATGGCACTTAGGAATGTCCTTGATTCCCATAGTGTTGAGGTTATATCTAAGATAACTAAACCATGGGATTTCATTAACTGGGTACCaggaatataaagaaaaatatcagaaaatttgaaaaattctatgcTGAAAAACGAGGCAGTGGAAGGCAGACATCAGAAATATAGGAAACAACATAATTGACTAATTCATGTCAATTcaatatcaagaaaataaaattacaagcACTGGGTACCATGAATATAAAGAAGGAAGCAAAAATATCAGGAAATTTGGAAGATTCTATGCTGAAAAACGATTTCGGGAACATACAAAACATGTGAGACCAGTGAACACATATAGCAAGGAGACAAAAGCAGACGCCAGAGGTAATGTTAATAAGATGATCAGGAGAGAATGGAGAGGATCATGAGAGATAACAAACCCTAAAAAAGATCATCAAAAGACAactaaaatgataataaaatagttgGAAATCTATATCACAGGAAAAGCTGAGGAAAACTGAAACTGAAATGCACCCTTAAAGATTTTTCTTTGGTGTCAATACAAGTTTTCGATTCAAATTGAATCAcgtttataaacttttttctacaTATGAGGCAGTTTCTTCATGATTTTTGTCTCCAATCTGGGAACTACCAAAAAAAGCTTAAAAAAACACcgattttctattttatcaaaatattacaattcaAAGATACtataactttaataaaaacaaaattttttgataggaatttattttgaaaaatgaaaatagtatcgatatgaatttttaatgtaaaaaatgcaATTATGTCactgttttataataataaattataaacaaaatataattatgtttaCAGTTTAACAGGCAGATGTTATTAATTTTGcatatgatttgtttttataaaattaatatgacGTATTACGCTGATGAGACCCTATGATACATAAAACTTGTAAGTATAAGGTGTTCTACTACTCATACAAAGCCCGGGtgactaaaatttcaaaaaaaaaattcccaaaagtttgaatgcacaattattaaataatttactacTCAAAAAGCAATTTGCAGCAATAATGCTTCAAGGAGACCTTCTAGTCACAATTTAAGTACAcacaattcaaattaaaataagaaatttaccACCCCAATACATAATAAACTGTATCTAAGCTCAAAAGATGTCGTCTTTTTATCTTAAGAAGACATCAGCATCAGATAATAGAAGGAGAGTTATAGATTCAATAGTAGATCATCAAAAAACACAGCCATACAAAAAGTGGTAATAGAACTTTTTTGTGAACCTGGAGCCCCTTAAAcactatataataaaaaaggagATCGGAGTTTAAAATCTACAGGACCTAATAAGATCAATCGTAACTAACTTGAGAGAAAAATTATCAGAGGAATTAGAATAAACAAAGCAGTCTGAAGAATGtgaaataatagagaaattgttgaaatattagCCAATAAAACCATCATGAATTCATTAAAACCCAAAGGTTGTAACGTTTTGGCCCCATTCAAAAGAAAGCAGATGCCTAAGAAAATCATATAGAGAGGTATAAAAAATTGGTAGACCCTGTATCAGATCAAGTTCAAGAAGATTTACAATGAATGTGAGAGGATGGGGAACAGCAGACCAGTTTGGGGGCGAATCATCCAGGAGACAAAGTCTCCTTTAGTGCTGTAGGTAAGGTAATTTGCCcctaactattttttaaataaaaaaacgaataaaatataattaaatatctatttctaatataattacttaaaatatataagaaattatataaacaaaattgaaaatagaggaaaaatttcattttatttttaatatatgtaaattaataaaataagttaattttttcGACATACCGTTTCTATAAGTTTCCTATTTTCCATTAAAACACTTTTATCTTTAATTTCAGCCGAAGCTATCCAACTTTTAATTTGATCTCTTAGcctttgtaattttttaatttcttttttgagATCAGCCTCATATTTCTCCTTTTGGTTACTGTTGGCTGCATTATGGACTTTTTGCCAAATGTCTTCGAATGTTTCAACGCCTTCTGTAACTTTTTTCAGGCAACGGTCTATTTCTCctacaaaaaagattttaacagttttgattactataatttcaaaatattgtggTCATGTtaagaattttaaataaaaacaatttttataagcaatttaatacaaataaattattattcacgTCACATAACTAAATTAACTAacgagtttttaaaaataaagataaacttgatgtgtttttattaattttacataaaattacaaaaaaagttaaatgaaacATCTAATAAtggtttaaatttaaaaaaacattcaagtTTAAtactaatttgttttataaaagtatttttgaaatacaatctGTGTTCCAGATCTTGATCACATATTTCACTTAAAGACAATAATCTACAGTTGTAGTTACCTCTAAACGAACAGAATTCTTAACAGTACGTCAATTGGGTCTATAAAAAAACCATATTGTTCGAACAGTGATATGAACTTATCATTGAAAAACATCGAAAATTTCACTTACCTTGTAATTTCCTAGTAGCCGCCATGTCTGCACTCctcaattcataataaaatttgccTCCTATAACTATTAACCTAAAACTATCAGTACCATTCCAAAATACCGTTACATTCACCTATaataatgtaattgaaaaacaaGTAAATCTCCTCGTAGCCTTTTGATccacgaaatattttttttaaacataaataagcCTGTCCCCTAAACAAGACAATAAAAAGTTTCAGAAAACCAACTTAATTAATAAATGACATTGACAGTTGTCATTAAGGCGATTTTTCTAAAATGCTATATTGAATACAGCGTCGATTAGAAATTGCCTAAAAATTAGAAGTTTTGtataaaacatgttttataACCTAACCCAATATTTCAACATACTTTCTTAGTAAGTAGGGATGACAAGTTTGAATTATTCGCGATTGAAGAGTGCATAGAATattataagtaaatttattatatttattaaagatAATTTAAATTATCTTATAAATGGCTGctaaaattaacattattgATCCACCTTCGTCGGCAAGCTCCGATAGGtatgtcattttttattttaattaaataaaaataaataaaatttatccttgaatgaataaatattggataattttagttttttatatatctttagTATACGTTTACAATATTGCTTTGTTGAAAATGATCTATTTTTAGTGACATCGAGGAAACGCACGCCGATTTTTCAGAGGTTTTTCCAGAGATAGAAATTGAAGAGGAAAAAAGCGGAGATTTCCATACCCCAGCTTCTCCTATAACTGTACCTTATTGTCCAAGACCTCCTTCAACAGGTAagtgaattaaatatttaatgttgaaatatttacataaatgcAGAGgtgtttttatttgcaaagtctgataaaatttttttatcacattcgAATAAATGATTTAACACGTTAACAGCCAACGCAATTTCCagaattttattcaattgtATTATATcagtaaaaattataatttaaatataaaattatagtcaaaaagtgtaaaaaaagtagatttttcttgttttaatttttttgctagCTTTTGTAACAAAAATCTATTCTAGGAAGTTATATAATatttggcagtcaacgtgttgaATATTCATGATACTATGTTGATATTTTACACAGGAAATGTTGAAaacgaataaatttatttgatttgtggAATAAAAGgtttcataaacaaatatttccggaaatataatttttaaaggtTCTCAAAAATCACCTAGATCCAGAAGACAAAGAACGACATctttaaatcaaacaaaaaaacccACGGAATCCATTATAAGAACTCAACATCGTACAATATACACAGCGGGTAGGCCGCCTTGGTACAACAGTGTGGGACAAAAAGTTGAACCCTTCGTCATAGGTAGAAAGATATAAATACATTTGACGGTATTTTAAATTAACCCGACGTGTTATTTTTAAGGAATATGTGGTGGAAGTGCCTCGGGGAAAACAACTGTAGCGGAAAAGATTATAGAATCCCTCGGGGTACCGTGGGTGACGTTACTTAGTATGGATTCCTTCTATAAAGTATTGAACGAAAAACAACATGAAATAGCCGATAGAAACGAATATAATTTTGATCATCCTGATGCATTCGATTTCGATCTATTGGCGCAGACCCTTCAGAGGCTCAAGGAGGGTAGAAAAGTGGAAGTACCGATATATAATTTCGTAACGCATTCTAGAGAGGCTAAAACGGTAAGTGGAATTTCTGGAATACCTCTGGGGACTTTGATTTTGAAGTGATTTACTTTAAAAATCATACAGTAgaagttaattaaaaaatcgaGTCCAATTTTTGAAGGATTACTTCTAAATGAtcattttatgtataaaaaaatcagGATTGCACCGTCGTTAGGAATTGCTGAGATACGTGGGTTTACAGTCGAGATGTTGAAGATTAGGGGGGAAAATATGACTAAGGcatttaattttagtaaatagtAGTACTagatgtataaaaattttattttttgtaaataatttctccctttatccataaaaaataaatataacgaTCTAGGATTGACAATTTAggaattatttgtgaaaaaaattggatcgtaatattttttaatattgtgaaTTATGATTAGGGttgaaattaaagtttttggtttattttgaaCTTAGATTCGTACTTTTCTGATCTGTTTAGTTCTAGTGGATGCATTTTTTATTGTGTGGAcgtaattttcgaaatttgaaaatttttaggttatgaaaagTTAAAACTCATTCAGaacctcaaaaaaaaaagaaataatttcgaGTTTTAAAATACCGTCAATCGATTTAGGGCGAAATTTTACCtataagaacaaaatttttgaaaatatttcatcaaaaaatggataaaatcgtgaaaatacaataattttgaaatttttttgcaataaaaaattgctaaaaaaatttgttcgataaaaacattaaaagtaCCACTAATGGAACTTTAGGAAACTAAAAGTCGACTGATAtctctaattttttaataaaatgtcattttaacTTTCAAATAGAGGGtggagttttttttcaaaatcatacagatcaaaataatgaaaatatgaattttattttatacaggagGGCTTAAAAGTAttgttttatatagaaaaacatCGTAATTACTGTAAGAATTGTTATTTCTGAGATACCGGGTTTTAAAAACGAATATATCGAGAATAGGGGGTTAAAACTATATTATCATCTTTGAGGCTACAAATTTTGGGGAAAAGTAGTGTTAGAAGTGTGAAAATTTCACTGTTCCTAGAGAACTCCTTCCCAAACTAAAAGTTTTGGGGCAATTTTATACTGAAATTTGTGTTCCTCGGGTCGATTTAGCTCTAATTGATGCATTTGTTTAAGCCCAGacgtgaatttaaaaaaattagaagtatCGGTACACACAAAATCAAAACTCtttcataattcaaaaattaaaagaattttgagTTTAAAAATATCACTAATCGATTCAGGATGAAATTCTACTTTCTTGAACGAGTTTTGTGGAAAAATTTCCTCGGGAAATgatgaaaatcttgaaaatggAATGATTTCCAGATTTTCCATACTGTAGCtctaaaacaatttaattaaaaattttttcttggaaaaagtTTGGAAGgatcaaaaaagaatttttagaagtCATAAAATGTCGTTCCAACCACTATACAAGGggttgtaaatttttttcaaaaacacatttccatttaaaaaattgccTCGATCAAAACAACGAGAATATTAACCCCATATTAAGAAATAGTacttaaaaatgattattctataaagaaaaaaatcatgagTACCATAAGAGTTGTTATTTCTGAGATACAGTACTTCAAAGTTGAAATATGACTACAATTTATCGTTAATTTTGTGtttctcaaaaaatatcaattcgtgagatgaaaaataagcaaattgcGTTCGTCTAAATTAATTTCCAATTAGCTTTTCGTATTTTAAGGTCCATTGATATACCAAGGGTCATTGAACAACcttaaaataaactaattgttaAATACGCTAGACTACGAAGCgcgttatattttttgaatgactatttttaaaaacttctagTCATATTACAACGTAGTAAAATTCCCAAACCATAAccttgatgaaatatttcagcTTAACTCGCCAATAAACGTGATTCATAAATTAATTGTAAATCTATTAATagaaatatcgaaaataaaaaaaaacgaatctaaacatttaatttttcaattaaatattttcaaaaataatttagatcGTATCTAAACtgtctaaaatataaaattccaatttcgaAAATAGTTATTATCGATTCACATCATCCCTTATAGGTAATAAGTTTTAGATCGGTTTCGGTTGTATCGGGTCTCTTCAGCACGGGATACACGCacacttatttttattctagaaaACAATGTACGGCGCTAACGTGATAATATTCGAAGGTATCTTAACTTTTCACAATCAAAAAGTAATCGACATGTTGGATATGAAAGTATTCGTAGACGCCGATCCGGACGTCAGACTTGCTCGTAGGCTGAGACGGGATATATCCCAAAGAGGTAGAGACTTAGAAGGGGTCATAAAACAATATACGTCAATGGTACAACCCTCTTTTAATCATTATATCGCCCCTTTGACTAGTCACGCCGATATAATAGTTCCTCGGGGTGGAGAAAACGAGGTTGCCATTCAGTTGATTGTACAGCATGTCCAAACACAGTTACAATTGGTAAGTATATagttaataaatagtttgaaaatcgtttttgtttatttagttattttttgatttaataaaaaaaaatatttaatgacaataaaaattattataacaaatattttattaaaaaaaattcgtcataatatttatttccaattatgtCTGATGTAGAATTAAACGTGGCAACATAGCGATTCGTTAAATTCATCATGGCCGTTACAACTTTGACAGTACGAtctcaataatggcggacagtGGTtgttataaaagttattttgaaataaaaaataaatttcgatataaaaaacttgaaattactgtgagatttaagaaaaattagtGATGTGGAAtccattttttacaaataaaatgatgagttttgtcgaaaaaatgtgtaaatttaatAACGAATCTTCTACGTTCTCATATGCTGGAAGCCAAAAAGATTCgtaagttatttattttgtataaaatacgtttttattattattggaatctttatttactttcaatttataataaaacaagaattataTTCATCAGATTACGTTTAAATAACTattccataaatatttatatcttataaTCATCTGTTATCGAAACATCTAatataattcaagaaaaaatcaagTTGTGTTCATAGTCGCGTAGTGGACAGTCAAGTTTGGTTaattttaacaaacaaattaacTAATATATcaagatttattgaaaatttttaattttataatagcCATATAATTGCAACACATTATTTTTGTAGCGTGGTTTAAAACTTAGAGAAGAACTAGTTCAGGCGTATACAGAGAATAAACACAACATGCCCAGACCTGATACCGTTCGATTATTACCTACCACCCCTCAAATTAGGGGTTTGCATACGTTTATTAGAAATAAGGATACACCTAGggatgaatttatattttatagtaaacGATTGATAAGATTGGTTATCGAATACACTTTATCACTGATGACGTTTGTGGATAAGACCGTCGAAACCCCTCAAGGTGTTTTGTACCATGgtaaatactatttttattagaaaaaatcttCAGGGATGCAAAAAATCGCTTTTAATGtaatagattcgaaaaaaaaaaatctatcagttctagtttttgagatataaggTAATCGAGGAAGTGTAGATTATTTTTGTGGCGATTacactttgaaaaaaatatgggaaacctattttttaattttatgaaaagaaatttttgtgcatattttgGTGTTAATTTTGGACAATtcgaaaatggaaaaacaaacaaaaaaccggatttttaaaaagcaatcaaagaaacaaaatttttaaaaaacaaacctaattttcaaaaagaaaaaactttcgaGAAACAagcaaaaaacatgaaattttcaaaacaaatgaaaaaccaaaattttacaaaagaaaacaaaaaaatttcaacaagaaaaaaaaacaaaattttcaagaaaaaaactaaaactttcaaaaatcaaaagaaaaaaaaattttaaatttttgtttgctttttaaaaattttggccGCATTTGGacaagaagaaagtgttgtttcatcaagacaaatgcaccagctcacacatgtatcgaatttattaaacatcgctgggaaaagtgtatggacctaaaaggagattacgtttgTCTTTGTTGGACCAAGTACTTCTGTGACCATCCTCGTATCATTCAAATTACGGCCAATTCGAGCCACAATGCAAAATTTTGTTGATcttaatgaataatatttcgGAAATCAATAGAGCCacatctaattataaatattacttaACTACCAACCCTCGTAAAACTGACTTTCTAGATGAAAATTTAGAGTAAAAATGACATATCTCGAAAAATAGATCTGAAAAACGGAAtctatgaacaaaaataaatcaaaacagtcgtatatcgaatttttaattatacagtgtattgttaaattaaattttcaggTAAAAAAATGGCTACGAGTAACATTTGCGGTGTTTCTATATTAAGAGCCGGTGAAACGATGGAACAAGCAGTTTGCGATGTATGTAAAGACATTAGaataggaaaaatattgatacaaa
This window encodes:
- the LOC130898983 gene encoding CCR4-NOT transcription complex subunit 3 isoform X4, with the protein product MAATRKLQGEIDRCLKKVTEGVETFEDIWQKVHNAANSNQKEKYEADLKKEIKKLQRLRDQIKSWIASAEIKDKSVLMENRKLIETQMERFKVVERETKTKAYSKEGLGAAQKLDPAQKEREEIQHWLASSIEKLNIGTDSFESEIEQLLSNKKKKLDKDKQDRIDELKSRLEKHRFHIRKLETLLRMLDNMSVEVQQIKNIKDNVEYYIDFNTEPDFEDNEFIYDDIIGMDEVELSGVGLPSSATTDSNETGGSPTSNISGSTPPPPTSSPPLQQPSVVPLTMTSLATAAAAAVANSNYNNHFGDNSNEDGKKVIGKEQPKPVKPTPVRAVTHSQSVTNSNLNSVLNYSTVGGGGGGMGISTVSLTPTTVSNSVGIAIPPTAVKPATVSLVNNVGGGGTQNSIGNKILSGREASPVSVAQSLTTTSSICGNFAAVAAATTAKVTRESNPASVITIVSQVHTQNTSNAINTTVHTNPITSLGIQNSTNPPSKLYNEQHVQNNCISPEPNNGSELSTSDVDALQQVPNGTTPEKISDGLTSLKSMAQQVIDQAGLQNNQVILEPNKLQNQGKSDAHIPPLLGVAPLGAIPLQKEHQTQFQLMEAAYYHMPHPSDSERIRTYLPRSPCTTPSYYIQAPLAHSDSLEFFQRLATETLFFVFYYMEGTKAQYLAAKALKKQSWRFHTKYMMWFQRHEEPKIINEEYEQGTYIYFDYEKWGQRKKEGFTFEYKYLEDRDLN
- the LOC130898983 gene encoding CCR4-NOT transcription complex subunit 3 isoform X3, translating into MAATRKLQGEIDRCLKKVTEGVETFEDIWQKVHNAANSNQKEKYEADLKKEIKKLQRLRDQIKSWIASAEIKDKSVLMENRKLIETQMERFKVVERETKTKAYSKEGLGAAQKLDPAQKEREEIQHWLASSIEKLNIGTDSFESEIEQLLSNKKKKLDKDKQDRIDELKSRLEKHRFHIRKLETLLRMLDNMSVEVQQIKNIKDNVEYYIDFNTEPDFEDNEFIYDDIIGMDEVELSGVGLPSSATTDSNETGGSPTSNISGSTPPPPTSSPPLQQPSVVPLTMTSLATAAAAAVANSNYNNHFGDNSNEDGKKVIGKEQPKPVKPTPVRAVTHSQSVTNSNLNSVLNYSTVGGGGGGMGISTVSLTPTTVSNSVGIAIPPTAVKPATVSLVNNVGGGGTQNSIGNKILSGREASPVSVAQSLTTTSSICGNFAAVAAATTAKVTTTGESNPASVITIVSQVHTQNTSNAINTTVHTNPITSLGIQNSTNPPSKLYNEQHVQNNCISPEPNNGSELSTSDVDALQQVPNGTTPEKISDGLTSLKSMAQQVIDQAGLQNNQVILEPNKLQNQGKSDAHIPPLLGVAPLGAIPLQKEHQTQFQLMEAAYYHMPHPSDSERIRTYLPRSPCTTPSYYIQAPLAHSDSLEFFQRLATETLFFVFYYMEGTKAQYLAAKALKKQSWRFHTKYMMWFQRHEEPKIINEEYEQGTYIYFDYEKWGQRKKEGFTFEYKYLEDRDLN
- the LOC130898983 gene encoding CCR4-NOT transcription complex subunit 3 isoform X1, with product MAATRKLQGEIDRCLKKVTEGVETFEDIWQKVHNAANSNQKEKYEADLKKEIKKLQRLRDQIKSWIASAEIKDKSVLMENRKLIETQMERFKVVERETKTKAYSKEGLGAAQKLDPAQKEREEIQHWLASSIEKLNIGTDSFESEIEQLLSNKKKKLDKDKQDRIDELKSRLEKHRFHIRKLETLLRMLDNMSVEVQQIKNIKDNVEYYIDFNTEPDFEDNEFIYDDIIGMDEVELSGVGLPSSATTDSNETGGSPTSNISDQSMGLLGSTPPPPTSSPPLQQPSVVPLTMTSLATAAAAAVANSNYNNHFGDNSNEDGKKVIGKEQPKPVKPTPVRAVTHSQSVTNSNLNSVLNYSTVGGGGGGMGISTVSLTPTTVSNSVGIAIPPTAVKPATVSLVNNVGGGGTQNSIGNKILSGREASPVSVAQSLTTTSSICGNFAAVAAATTAKVTTTGESNPASVITIVSQVHTQNTSNAINTTVHTNPITSLGIQNSTNPPSKLYNEQHVQNNCISPEPNNGSELSTSDVDALQQVPNGTTPEKISDGLTSLKSMAQQVIDQAGLQNNQVILEPNKLQNQGKSDAHIPPLLGVAPLGAIPLQKEHQTQFQLMEAAYYHMPHPSDSERIRTYLPRSPCTTPSYYIQAPLAHSDSLEFFQRLATETLFFVFYYMEGTKAQYLAAKALKKQSWRFHTKYMMWFQRHEEPKIINEEYEQGTYIYFDYEKWGQRKKEGFTFEYKYLEDRDLN